GATGAGTGCTTCTTTTGCGGCTGTAATTTGGTTGTTTATTCTTATATTTAAAAGTTAAAGTATTGATAATCAAAGTATTTTATCGATTGGTACTGAATTTTTTTTAACTTTGGATAAAGAAAATTATAACAATTTAATCCGTATCATTATGAGAAATTTAAATATTATTTGGGTGATAGTGATGGCTTGTGTATTGAACATGACGCCTGTATTTGGACAATCGGAAGCTAAAAAGAATAAGATTATTGCTGACAGTCAAACGGCGAAAAAGGAGTTTATTAAGAGTGATCCTTTGATGAAAGCCCTTTTTGATCAGGCTTATGGTTATGTTATTTTTCCTAATGTGGGGAAAGGTGGGCTTGCGATAGGCGGGGCAGCCGGAAACGGTGTTGTTTACGAGCATAATAAAAGGATTGGTATGGCGAAGTTGTCGCAATTGAGTATTGGGTTTCAAGCTGGCGGACAAGCGTATCGGGAGGTTATATTCTTTGAAACAAAAAATGAGATGGAACGTTTTAAAGAGAGTCGGTTTGAGTTTTCTGCACAAGCTTCGGCAGTGGCGGTCACGGAAGGGGCTTCTGCAAATGTAAAATATACCAATGGTGTCATGGTGTTTACCATGCAAAAAGGCGGACTTATGTATGAAGCATCGATTGGTGGACAAAAATTTAAGTTTAGTTCTTTATAAAACTCTTTTGCGGATAGGAAAATTACAAATGTGCATGAGAGAATCGCAACTGCAGGCACAAGAATCACAACTGCAGCCCCGAGAATCGCAACTGCAGGCACAAGAATCGTAACTGCAGCCCCGAGAATCGCAACTGCAGGCAGGAGTATCGCAACTGCAGCCCCGAGAATCGCAACTGCAGGCAGGAGTATCGCAACTGCAGGCAGGAGTATCGCAACTGCAGCCCCGAGAATCGCAACTGCAGGTAGGAGAATCGTAACTGCAGGCACAAGAATCTTTTAAATAAAAAAGGAGTTTACTGTTAGTAACTCCTTTTTTGTTTGTTTATAATTTATGTTTTAATTGGATGTCTGGAATTGTGATATCCCGTGTTGTGTTTATTTTATGAATGTAAATTTTATACCACTGATTTGTTTGTACTCCGGACTTGTGGAACCGTAGAGGGATTTTATGTAGTTCTTGACATCTTTGGCGGTGTCTACAAGCCCTGTGATTGGGGTGTAAAGTGATTTGTTTCTGGCAATCATGGCGTTGCTGTATGGCGTGTATGTGGCGGTTACGGAGGCGTTTGCTGTTTCGAGTTGGGTTATGTATGTAGTGAGGGTCACTACTTTGATTGGGGTTTCGTTTGGGATGTATTTGGGTTCTGTTTTTACGAGTTCTACTAAGTTTTTGAAATGATCGATTCTCATATCATAACTTTGTTGGGAGGTCGAGATTGTTTTGGCGGCTGCTTCTCCCTCTGCTGTTGCTGTGCCGGTAGCGGCGCTTTTGCCTTGTATTTTTTTGTTGATGGTCTCGGCGTCTTTGAGCAGGGTTACTGGGGCATTGACTGCTTTTAAGGCTCCCAAAACTTTGGTTGCTAATGGTTTTAGGGGTTTGAACGCCAGCATTCTCACTCCCTCGGCATTGTCTGCGGGAACTTTGGTTGTTTTTACGGTTTGAATGGTTGCTTTTGCACTTGTTTTCATTGTATTGAGTGCTGCCAGTGCTATGCTGGTGTTTGAGGGGTTGTAAGTTGCGCCGTAGCCTGTGCAAAAAGAGATGAGTGTCTCGAAGTTTGCCACGTTTTTTGTGTGTCCTGTTTCTGATGTAGAAGCCATAATTTTGAGGGTTTTAAATGTTTAATTATATACTCAAAATAATACTATTCCTACTTATTGTGCAATACCCACTTTTAGTGATATTTCATTTATTTTTTGGGGAGGGTTTGGGGATGAAACGGATTTAAAACGATTTTCGCGGATTTGTTTTGGTGTTTAAGAGCGGGATGCTCGCGCTAGCGTTACTATTTAGCTATTTGTATTCTTTTTTGACTGTAACATTTGTAGGTTTTTTTGGGAATCAAAATCTTTTGCTATTCCGCTGTCGATTCCTTCTTGAATTGCAATTCTTAGAGCAATAACTTTATTTTCTTCTTCTTCAAGCATTCTGAGTCCGGCACGAATGACTTCGCTAGCATTTTGAAAACGACCTTTTGAAACACTTTTTTCGATAAATGTTTCGAAATGATTACCTAACGATATGGATATGTTCTTTCCCATGATAATTGTATCAAAATTTTGTAATTGTTGTAGGTTACTCTCGAAAATTTGAGATAACGTTCAGGTCCTACAGCGGGTTTGGGACTAAATTAAACCTATTCTTCGGATTTGCCAAAATTCCCAAATACAAAACAAACTTTTGATTAAGTCAATTGCCTAAATCCGTTGTAGATGTTGGAAGTAGTTACGATAAGGCTTTAATTTTTCTCCATTGAATTTCAATAATAGTACGTGATGACTTAATTATATTTTCTCGTATCTGTCTGAATTTCCCAATATTAAAATCTTTATCTGTAAGCAATAAAATATCTAACATGTCTTGTAAATAGTCATGAAAAATAGCATATTCTTTTTTGTTTGGATTGATTAACATTTCAAGCTTGGCTTTAGTGTATAAAAATTTTTCATATATCGGATGAGTTATGTCATCTTTAACTGGACTTGAATCATCCGGCATAAGGATAGTTGAATATGAAATGAAATCACTCACAGAATGGCGGAATTCGTTGATCCAATCTTGACGATTTTTTGTTGCTATTGTTGACTTGAATTGGGTTAGAGTAATTTCTTTAGCGTTTTCTATTTGCTTATTCATATTTATTTCGTTTGACTTACGTAAACAATGTGCAATTATTAAATTGATAACGGCAGAAGCCACTCCGATTAACAAAGCAGCTATCCAAGGCATATTATTATGATAAAAACTTTCAGATTCTTTACGAACAGTCACGTCTTTAATTTCAATTGGATTTTTAGAATCAATAATGAAATTAGTTAAAGTTATTTCTTTCTCCTTCAAATTTTCTTTTGAATAAATATTGAAAAAAGATAAAAATATTATATGAACGAGGAGAATTTTTCTCATAAATGTTGGCGTTTTAGCTGTTGTTCGTAATTTTTATTTTAATGTCTCTATTATATGTTCAATATCCTTTAGGTCTAATTCAAACCATTCTCCTCTTAATCTTTTTTCCGAATATGTTTCATGTAATGCCTTTTCAATACTTTCTGCTATTTTTCTAATTGGAAATTTCTTGGATACAATTATTTCGATTGTTGGTTTTTCACTTTGTAAAGTTCTTTCTCTATATTCTGGTTTGTTAGAAATTCCTATTTTGTAATAGTTGTTACTTGTATCGTGCATTAAATAAACAGAACAAAAATCTGTTGTTATTTCTTTAACCATTACTGCTTGTTTTAATTCAGTTGGTTTGTAATCGGGTATGTTTTTCTTTACGAATTCGACATATTCTCTTGTAAATTTTTTAATTACTATTTGAATATTGTTTTTCGTTGAATAAAAGTCATCTCCACCAATTTCTCCACCTAAAATATCTCTTTTATCGCTAACTAGTGAGATTTTCCATTTAATGAAAATAGAATTTGAAAATATTTCAAGTTCAGTTTTTGTAATTAATCCTTTGTATTCTAAAATTTTTTCGTTTAGGCTGTTTTTCGATGATATTGGGTTTTCATGTAATTCAAATTGAATTTGTTTTCCATTTTCAAATAAAAATAAGACTTTATCAGATTGCCTTGGTCTTATTTGTTTTGGGTTAAAATGAAATATGATGTAGTCATTGTTATCAATGTAATTTAAAGTAAAAAGAAAATCTGTTATAGAGTCATCAGATTTTGTTTTAATACCTGTATTTCTTCCAAATCTTGAGCTGACTGTATGCCAATTAATTATTCTTGAGTTAGTAAATTCGTCAACAATAAGATTAGGTATGTTAATGAATCGCTCACTAATTCTTTGCTCATCACTATTTCTAATTATATATATTAACTCATAGTCTTTTAAAAGAACAACCTTGCAAGGGTCAATTTGAAAAATGAAGCCATCTTTTTTTGAATAGTTTGTCTGCTTTTGACGGTTTGAATCATTGTATGTAAAAATTGGTTCACCAATTTTTACATATGCACCATCTTTGACTAACCATTTGTCAAACGAATAGTTATAACTAGGACTTTTAAAATATTCTTTAAACTCTGAATTTTCTATCGAATTTTCATTTTGGAATTCTCCTTTTGGATGAAGTTTGTAAAAAAAAATTCCATTAGAAAGGATGTCGTCTTTTTTTAAAGTATGTTCTAAAATTCCAGATCTTGAAGCAATTATACTCGCTGATGTGAAGTTAAATCCGCTTTTTTCTCCAATACGAATTATACAAATTGGCTGGCCAATTTCAATCCATTCTCCATTCGGTTTATTGTATTCGTAAAAGTAAAAGGATTTATTTCTATCATTTTCTGGAAAGTCATTTATTTCAAATTCACCAAGACCAAATTCAGACGATTTATCTGTTTCGTTTTCAGAAACATTTTCAATTTTTTTCTGGTCAGATTTAAATATGTTTCTAAAAAAAGTCATTTTTGGTTAGGTTTAAGTTTCTTAAAATTACTCACAACTAATATATTGTGTATTAGAGTTGCAACTGGAAACACTAATTAGTTAGCTTGTCGCTATTACTCCTTTGCTTAACAAACGTAATGATTTTACTTACATATAACTAATTTTCGTAAAAAAAAACCGACTGAAATAGTTCTCAGTCGGTTTATATGGTGTTTAGTAGTTTTGCTGTTAGGCTAAGAAGGCTTTGAGTTCTTCGTAGGTTTTGATTTTTACGCTTACTTTCTCTTTGTTAAGCACACTTTCGATTTGTGCCGGGATAGGTAGTTTTACGTTTAATGTAGGTTCTACGGTATCGAGAAACTTGATAGGGTGGGCAGTTTCTAAGAAAATACCAAGTGCATCAGGATGGTTTTGTAATTCTTTTTTCAATCCCAAATAGCCTACTGCTCCGTGAGGTTCTGCAATGTAGCCATCGGTATTGTAAATGGTTTTCATGGCTGCAAGGGTTTCTTCATCGGAGAAAGTGAAAGAAGAGAAGTCTTGTTTGAACTGCTCTAAATCGTTTTGGTACATTTCCTGAATGCGGATGAAATTACTTGGATTCCCTACATCCATTGCATTTGAAATGGTGGCAATAGATGGTTTTGGATCGTATAATCCGTTTGCCAAAAAGCGTGGTACAGTATCATTTGCATTGGTAGCGGCTACGAAATGTTCGATAGGTAATCCCATTTTTTTGGCGATGATTCCGGCGCATATGTTTCCGAAATTCCCACTTGGGCAAGAGAAAACTAATGGTTTGTTTTGT
This region of Flavobacterium lacustre genomic DNA includes:
- a CDS encoding YSC84-related protein, whose amino-acid sequence is MDKENYNNLIRIIMRNLNIIWVIVMACVLNMTPVFGQSEAKKNKIIADSQTAKKEFIKSDPLMKALFDQAYGYVIFPNVGKGGLAIGGAAGNGVVYEHNKRIGMAKLSQLSIGFQAGGQAYREVIFFETKNEMERFKESRFEFSAQASAVAVTEGASANVKYTNGVMVFTMQKGGLMYEASIGGQKFKFSSL
- a CDS encoding GIY-YIG nuclease family protein, translating into MTFFRNIFKSDQKKIENVSENETDKSSEFGLGEFEINDFPENDRNKSFYFYEYNKPNGEWIEIGQPICIIRIGEKSGFNFTSASIIASRSGILEHTLKKDDILSNGIFFYKLHPKGEFQNENSIENSEFKEYFKSPSYNYSFDKWLVKDGAYVKIGEPIFTYNDSNRQKQTNYSKKDGFIFQIDPCKVVLLKDYELIYIIRNSDEQRISERFINIPNLIVDEFTNSRIINWHTVSSRFGRNTGIKTKSDDSITDFLFTLNYIDNNDYIIFHFNPKQIRPRQSDKVLFLFENGKQIQFELHENPISSKNSLNEKILEYKGLITKTELEIFSNSIFIKWKISLVSDKRDILGGEIGGDDFYSTKNNIQIVIKKFTREYVEFVKKNIPDYKPTELKQAVMVKEITTDFCSVYLMHDTSNNYYKIGISNKPEYRERTLQSEKPTIEIIVSKKFPIRKIAESIEKALHETYSEKRLRGEWFELDLKDIEHIIETLK
- a CDS encoding type II toxin-antitoxin system ParD family antitoxin, whose product is MGKNISISLGNHFETFIEKSVSKGRFQNASEVIRAGLRMLEEEENKVIALRIAIQEGIDSGIAKDFDSQKNLQMLQSKKNTNS